The Chryseobacterium sp. 52 genome includes a region encoding these proteins:
- a CDS encoding helix-turn-helix domain-containing protein → MIELQFNHILLHIQLIVYIIAVFMVLRKAKKLYLENNAGTNINSYNWLFQFAVVLSTVYFVAILKNVLKFSDHPYISEWIKIGLLLVQLPIICWYLFKALNNPGLFRNIDSKLKLVSEIISEEKKDEHLALNEEEYDEELLKLKKYMIGEKPFLNPSLTIKDISNETEIPVRDLSLLINHQLGQHFYDFINNYRIENAMDILKDGTKSKVTVLEILYEVGFNSKSSFNTAFKKHTGTTPTAYRKSLQNNIL, encoded by the coding sequence ATGATAGAACTCCAGTTCAATCATATTCTTCTACACATCCAATTGATTGTGTATATTATTGCTGTTTTTATGGTATTAAGAAAGGCGAAAAAACTGTATCTTGAAAATAATGCCGGCACCAATATCAATTCCTATAACTGGCTCTTCCAGTTTGCAGTCGTATTAAGCACGGTATATTTCGTTGCTATTTTAAAAAATGTTTTGAAATTTTCTGATCATCCCTATATTTCTGAATGGATAAAAATTGGACTTTTGCTAGTTCAGCTGCCTATTATATGCTGGTATTTATTTAAAGCACTTAACAATCCCGGTTTATTCAGAAATATTGATTCAAAATTAAAGCTTGTCAGCGAGATCATTTCTGAAGAAAAAAAAGATGAGCATCTGGCTTTAAATGAAGAAGAATACGATGAGGAATTATTGAAGTTAAAGAAGTACATGATTGGAGAAAAGCCATTTCTTAATCCTTCTCTGACTATTAAAGATATTTCCAATGAGACTGAAATTCCTGTTCGGGATTTATCTCTTTTAATTAATCATCAGTTAGGTCAGCATTTCTATGACTTCATTAACAATTACCGCATAGAAAATGCCATGGATATTTTAAAAGATGGGACAAAAAGTAAAGTTACCGTTCTTGAAATTTTATATGAAGTTGGATTTAATTCAAAATCTTCTTTCAATACTGCATTTAAAAAACACACCGGCACCACACCTACAGCTTACCGTAAAAGCCTGCAAAACAATATTTTGTAA
- a CDS encoding serine hydrolase domain-containing protein, which yields MKNTIYLLFLIAIVSSCRTNTKALLQKRDYSFLTDSLHIEQQLEKRKLAGFSLVVFENYEVVYSNQFGVKSINSKEKIDPNTAFSTASITKPITALLCHILEEKGLINLDEPIDKYLKRWHLPKNKFTENHNPTWKQFFNHTSGTNQGGFADYYEGDTIPTIKQSLLGQIARYDKEIEFLFTPGTNFEYSGGGYVIVQMALEDTLHKSIAELAQEHIFSPLGMKNTTMIQPNENGFLTNVALVHDKDGKVIKTGLPIAPQTGASGVWSTPADLAKLSIEIQNALRNKNNKVISNRIAKKVTEVTALKNAVGGWGYGWQKSVGYNNYDWFMCNGSNTGVGGNISATMTDGNGFIMLANGEKPNRIPVMNQTRIKLLTLMGWNNKMLHEDTQEIPLNLRKKLIGTYSDFLYGQGMKTKIVEKNNRLYVESPFLEYFKGSNDNELLYLKNGLFKIVDYPNLLKLDFKGEKLNSVTLIRGHMNTEIQLADKGK from the coding sequence ATGAAAAATACGATTTACCTACTGTTTCTTATCGCAATAGTTTCGAGCTGCAGAACAAACACCAAAGCATTATTACAAAAAAGAGATTACAGTTTTCTTACCGACAGTTTACATATTGAACAACAGTTAGAAAAGCGTAAGCTTGCAGGATTTAGTCTTGTTGTTTTTGAAAACTACGAAGTTGTTTATTCCAATCAATTTGGTGTAAAATCAATAAATTCTAAAGAGAAGATTGACCCAAACACGGCTTTTTCTACCGCATCCATTACAAAACCAATCACGGCACTTCTTTGTCACATACTTGAAGAGAAAGGATTAATTAATTTAGATGAGCCCATAGACAAGTATCTAAAACGCTGGCATTTGCCCAAAAATAAGTTTACTGAAAATCACAATCCAACCTGGAAACAATTTTTTAATCATACTTCCGGTACCAATCAAGGTGGATTTGCAGATTATTATGAAGGAGATACAATTCCAACAATAAAACAAAGTCTTTTGGGACAGATCGCGAGATATGATAAGGAAATTGAATTCTTGTTTACACCGGGAACTAATTTTGAGTACAGTGGTGGCGGCTACGTAATTGTCCAAATGGCATTAGAAGATACTTTACATAAATCTATTGCTGAGCTTGCACAAGAACATATCTTTTCACCTCTTGGCATGAAAAACACAACAATGATACAGCCTAATGAAAATGGATTTTTAACCAATGTCGCACTTGTTCATGATAAAGATGGAAAAGTTATTAAAACAGGCTTGCCAATTGCACCACAAACCGGAGCATCAGGAGTATGGTCTACACCCGCTGATCTGGCTAAACTTTCTATTGAAATACAAAATGCCCTGCGCAATAAAAACAATAAGGTAATCTCTAATCGTATTGCCAAAAAAGTAACTGAAGTAACCGCGTTAAAAAATGCTGTTGGGGGTTGGGGATACGGATGGCAAAAGTCTGTAGGTTATAACAACTATGACTGGTTTATGTGTAACGGTTCTAATACCGGAGTTGGAGGTAATATTTCTGCAACGATGACAGATGGAAACGGCTTTATCATGCTTGCGAATGGTGAAAAGCCTAATCGTATTCCTGTGATGAACCAAACCCGAATAAAGCTTCTAACCCTGATGGGCTGGAATAATAAGATGCTTCATGAAGACACTCAGGAAATCCCTTTAAACTTAAGAAAAAAACTAATTGGAACTTACAGCGATTTCCTCTATGGACAGGGAATGAAAACCAAGATAGTAGAAAAAAACAACCGCCTTTATGTTGAATCTCCATTTTTGGAATATTTTAAAGGATCGAACGATAATGAGCTGTTGTACCTGAAAAATGGCTTATTTAAAATTGTAGACTACCCTAACTTGCTAAAACTGGATTTCAAAGGTGAAAAACTCAATTCTGTCACTTTAATAAGAGGTCATATGAATACTGAAATTCAACTTGCTGATAAAGGGAAATAA